The Nitrospirota bacterium genome window below encodes:
- the rpsA gene encoding 30S ribosomal protein S1 — translation METSDKAANAAGGEESFSDMFEKSYVQRDRLEPGQMVETTIVKISGDWIFLDLGGKGEGYLEKSELADEAGNLTVKEGDRIRAYFMSSENNEMHFTTKIGSGPDKESQLEDAWKNKIPVQGTIAREIRGGYEVKIGGTVRAFCPFSQLGLRRDENPADYIGRSMTFHIVEHSEGGKNIVVSRKPILDQEKQVRKEALKASLAEGAKVRGKVTSIQKFGAFVDIGGVEGLLPISEMAWGRIEKVNDILSVGQEVEVIIIKLDWDNDRYSFSLKDTLPNPWDLVEETYPIGSFHTGTVARLTNFGAFVTLKDGVDGLIHISKITATKRINHPREVLKEGQVLEVQVEAVDRSQRRISLASADLRRTEDEEAATMKDYKQKAAEEPQNLGTLGDMLKAKTEQKDK, via the coding sequence ATGGAGACCAGTGATAAGGCGGCAAACGCAGCAGGCGGTGAAGAAAGCTTCTCCGACATGTTCGAAAAGAGCTATGTGCAGCGCGACAGGCTTGAGCCGGGACAGATGGTCGAAACCACGATCGTCAAGATCTCGGGAGACTGGATCTTTCTCGATCTCGGCGGCAAGGGCGAGGGCTATCTCGAGAAGAGCGAGCTCGCCGATGAGGCCGGGAATCTGACCGTCAAGGAAGGCGACCGGATCCGCGCGTATTTTATGTCCTCGGAAAACAACGAGATGCATTTTACCACCAAGATCGGGTCGGGTCCGGATAAAGAGAGCCAGCTCGAAGATGCGTGGAAAAACAAGATACCGGTCCAGGGCACGATCGCCAGGGAGATCAGAGGCGGGTATGAGGTGAAGATCGGCGGCACCGTCCGGGCCTTCTGTCCTTTTTCCCAGTTGGGACTCCGGCGTGACGAGAACCCGGCCGATTACATCGGCAGGTCAATGACCTTTCACATCGTGGAGCACAGCGAAGGCGGAAAAAACATCGTCGTGTCCCGGAAGCCGATCCTCGATCAGGAAAAGCAGGTACGTAAAGAGGCATTGAAAGCGTCGCTCGCCGAAGGGGCGAAGGTCAGGGGGAAGGTGACCTCCATTCAGAAGTTCGGCGCCTTTGTGGACATCGGCGGCGTGGAAGGACTATTGCCGATCTCGGAAATGGCCTGGGGACGCATCGAGAAAGTAAACGATATTCTTTCGGTCGGCCAGGAAGTCGAGGTGATCATCATAAAACTGGATTGGGATAATGATCGCTATTCGTTCAGCCTGAAAGACACACTGCCCAATCCGTGGGACCTTGTTGAGGAAACCTATCCGATCGGTTCATTTCATACCGGGACGGTCGCGCGCCTTACCAACTTCGGCGCGTTCGTCACCCTGAAGGACGGCGTGGACGGACTCATCCATATCTCGAAGATAACCGCAACCAAGAGGATAAATCATCCCCGGGAAGTGTTGAAGGAGGGACAGGTCTTGGAAGTGCAGGTGGAAGCGGTTGACCGGTCACAGCGAAGGATTTCACTCGCCTCCGCCGATCTCCGTCGTACCGAGGATGAAGAAGCCGCAACGATGAAGGACTATAAGCAGAAGGCGGCGGAAGAGCCTCAGAACCTGGGGACGCTGGGAGATATGCTGAAGGCGAAGACGGAGCAAAAAGACAAGTAA
- a CDS encoding Fic family protein encodes MKPPENAPVFSMETLPLTPDIASKLSGVIKKANSDYLYWDEFKYISMPNEIPSEQAWILLKMHRSLQSKAISLADSKGKSFSYWLPDCVLRDSHFIDQQAGGSILVDEPSVHSEEKRRYMIRSLVDEAISSSQIEGAATTRVVAKEMLRTGRKPKDHSEQMIYNNFQSMQMIKKHLQEPLTIELLLNIHSHMTRDTLENPSWAGKFRSSADDKIYVFDNDEQTVLHEPPDAGRVPELMQKLCDYANSDGEDEFVNPIIKGILLHFWLAYVHPFMDGNGRTARALFYWYMLKHGYWFFEYLSVSTAILSARAQYYRSFLYSEIDDNDVTYFIVYNLKAIHKSIEILNVYIQRKQKEKKHAYRFVSQYPSLNSRQRTLLTSAVEKPQELFTIETHANIHGVTYQTARTDLLGLKDLGLLTMRKEGKKFVFTPAADLAKKLDG; translated from the coding sequence GTGAAACCACCTGAAAATGCACCGGTATTTAGCATGGAAACGCTGCCACTGACACCGGATATCGCAAGCAAACTTAGTGGAGTAATTAAAAAGGCAAACAGTGACTATCTGTACTGGGACGAATTTAAATATATTTCCATGCCGAATGAGATTCCATCTGAACAAGCTTGGATACTGCTAAAAATGCACAGGTCGCTTCAGTCGAAGGCCATTTCTCTTGCCGATTCAAAAGGGAAATCTTTTTCATATTGGCTTCCGGACTGTGTTCTTCGGGACAGCCATTTCATCGATCAACAGGCAGGGGGATCGATTCTCGTAGATGAGCCATCGGTGCACTCTGAAGAGAAACGGCGATATATGATTCGGTCGCTGGTTGATGAAGCGATATCGTCGAGCCAGATCGAGGGCGCTGCAACCACACGCGTCGTCGCAAAAGAAATGCTGAGAACAGGCAGAAAACCAAAGGATCATTCCGAGCAAATGATTTACAATAATTTTCAATCCATGCAGATGATAAAAAAGCATCTGCAAGAACCTCTTACCATTGAATTACTGCTGAACATTCACTCGCATATGACAAGGGACACGCTTGAAAATCCTTCATGGGCGGGAAAGTTCAGGTCCTCTGCCGATGACAAAATATACGTGTTTGATAACGACGAGCAAACAGTGCTTCATGAGCCTCCGGATGCAGGCAGGGTCCCTGAGTTAATGCAAAAGCTTTGTGATTATGCCAACAGCGATGGTGAAGATGAATTTGTCAATCCTATAATCAAGGGAATTCTGCTTCATTTCTGGCTGGCTTACGTGCATCCCTTCATGGACGGAAACGGCCGTACTGCACGGGCGCTGTTCTACTGGTATATGCTGAAGCACGGATACTGGTTCTTTGAATATCTTTCCGTGTCTACCGCCATACTAAGCGCGCGGGCACAGTACTACCGATCGTTTCTTTATTCCGAAATAGATGACAACGATGTAACGTACTTTATCGTGTACAATCTGAAGGCAATCCATAAATCCATCGAGATTCTTAATGTTTATATCCAAAGGAAACAAAAAGAAAAAAAACATGCATATCGTTTTGTGTCTCAATATCCTTCTTTGAATTCCCGGCAGAGAACGCTCCTTACCAGTGCAGTCGAGAAACCGCAAGAATTATTTACGATTGAAACACATGCAAATATCCATGGAGTTACCTATCAAACAGCACGAACGGATTTGCTCGGATTAAAGGATTTAGGATTGCTTACAATGAGAAAAGAGGGTAAGAAGTTTGTATTTACACCGGCAGCAGACCTTGCGAAAAAATTAGACGGGTAA
- a CDS encoding type II toxin-antitoxin system RelE/ParE family toxin produces MIPLNFIGSSLDDLRNFPDEARKASGFELYSVQCGLEPADWKPMPSIGRGVKEIRIHVLGEWRIIYVAKFEDAVYVLHSFQKKSQKTNQHDIELSRKRFKQIGG; encoded by the coding sequence ATCATACCTCTAAACTTCATAGGCTCAAGCTTGGACGACCTCCGGAACTTCCCGGATGAAGCTCGCAAAGCGTCGGGCTTTGAATTATATTCCGTTCAATGCGGACTTGAGCCAGCCGATTGGAAACCAATGCCAAGCATAGGTCGCGGGGTCAAGGAAATCCGTATACATGTTCTGGGAGAATGGCGCATTATTTACGTGGCAAAGTTCGAGGATGCAGTATATGTTCTCCATTCGTTTCAAAAGAAGAGCCAAAAAACGAATCAACACGATATTGAATTATCTCGCAAGCGATTCAAGCAAATTGGAGGGTAG
- a CDS encoding helix-turn-helix domain-containing protein produces MKEPIIKSSGNVFLDLGFPPEEAAILQMRSEIMADLRKFIKNKKLTQAKAAEILGVSQSRVSDLIRGKWEKFSLEMLIALATKAGMRISLKRAA; encoded by the coding sequence ATGAAAGAACCTATTATCAAATCTTCCGGCAACGTGTTTCTTGATCTCGGTTTTCCCCCTGAGGAAGCCGCAATTCTTCAGATGCGTTCTGAGATCATGGCTGATCTTCGGAAGTTCATTAAAAACAAGAAACTGACACAGGCAAAAGCGGCAGAGATCCTTGGCGTCAGTCAGTCCCGGGTCTCAGACCTCATACGAGGTAAATGGGAAAAGTTCAGCCTTGAAATGCTTATCGCCCTTGCAACAAAGGCAGGCATGCGTATCAGCCTTAAAAGAGCCGCATAG
- a CDS encoding PAS domain-containing protein, with amino-acid sequence MLTENAKLNVSLSDLPLSSACLDAKFRFIWVNDLFAELTGRSEKELLGKRCYEIIGEYADDPGRKGLEKVCSFCKKGDSFNSKKVCMIERPFKDGFLRVKMLPQTDKKGTPYVLGLFEPITESMRAEEGLLENVRQYPILPQEYHTLLDTIHNAILLLSPDLKIIWANKYVNDLMGFSISDSSRQYCFDLLKHAGKPCEECHALSCIRTGKPTSGKIASEDGRIWASDAFPVKDDQGRVNKIIMIYRDVTDEIKLRAETIHAAHMASLGELAAGVAHEINNPINGIINYARMLADKSQAGNCDPLIPNEIMREGRRIAKIVNTLLSFARAKSEDKTLICICLHEVLYNTLSLSKKLLETNGVQLKIDLAESPLPVNGIANQIQQVFLNVITNALYALNKKYPDMHEDKILEISGKKIRRDGQPYFRIIFRDRGTGIPDTILNKVYQPFFSTKPAGQGTGLGLSISYNIIRDHKGRMQIESKEGEYTSVIIELPVKCKKARTAPMKKAGNCLPGPRKEKGKP; translated from the coding sequence ATGCTGACCGAAAATGCCAAATTAAATGTGAGCTTGTCCGACCTTCCGCTCAGTAGTGCCTGCCTCGACGCAAAATTCAGATTTATCTGGGTCAATGATCTTTTCGCTGAACTGACGGGTAGGAGCGAAAAGGAACTATTAGGAAAGCGGTGTTATGAGATCATCGGTGAATATGCCGATGATCCTGGAAGGAAAGGTCTGGAAAAGGTCTGTTCTTTCTGTAAAAAAGGGGACAGTTTCAATTCTAAAAAGGTTTGCATGATCGAAAGGCCTTTTAAGGACGGGTTCCTGCGGGTAAAGATGCTCCCGCAAACGGACAAAAAGGGAACACCTTACGTATTGGGGTTGTTCGAGCCCATCACGGAAAGCATGCGGGCTGAGGAGGGCCTGCTGGAGAATGTAAGACAGTACCCGATACTCCCGCAGGAATATCATACCCTTCTCGATACGATCCATAACGCCATTCTATTGCTTTCTCCCGACCTGAAGATCATTTGGGCCAATAAATACGTCAATGATCTGATGGGTTTTTCCATTTCCGACTCGAGTCGACAATACTGCTTTGATCTGTTGAAGCACGCGGGGAAACCCTGCGAAGAATGCCATGCCTTAAGCTGTATTCGTACCGGAAAGCCGACCAGCGGCAAGATCGCTTCCGAGGATGGCCGGATATGGGCGTCGGACGCCTTTCCGGTCAAGGACGATCAGGGCAGAGTGAACAAGATCATCATGATCTACCGGGACGTCACCGACGAGATCAAACTGCGGGCCGAAACCATCCATGCCGCGCACATGGCGTCCCTTGGCGAACTGGCCGCAGGCGTGGCCCACGAGATCAATAATCCGATCAACGGCATTATCAACTACGCGCGGATGCTTGCGGACAAGAGCCAGGCCGGCAACTGCGATCCTCTTATTCCCAACGAGATCATGAGAGAAGGCCGTCGTATCGCCAAGATCGTCAACACCTTGCTGTCCTTTGCTCGGGCCAAAAGCGAGGATAAGACACTGATCTGCATCTGCCTGCACGAAGTCCTTTACAATACCCTTTCGCTGAGCAAAAAACTTCTTGAAACAAACGGCGTGCAGCTGAAGATAGATCTCGCCGAGAGCCCGCTCCCGGTCAATGGGATCGCCAATCAGATCCAGCAGGTCTTCCTGAACGTTATCACGAACGCGCTGTACGCGTTAAATAAGAAATATCCCGATATGCATGAAGACAAGATACTTGAGATCAGCGGAAAAAAGATCAGAAGAGACGGCCAGCCGTATTTTCGCATCATCTTCCGCGATCGGGGTACGGGGATCCCCGACACGATCTTAAACAAAGTATATCAACCGTTCTTTTCAACAAAACCGGCAGGTCAGGGGACGGGCCTGGGGCTGAGCATCAGTTATAATATCATCCGTGATCATAAAGGCAGAATGCAGATCGAAAGCAAGGAAGGCGAATATACCTCCGTGATCATTGAGTTGCCGGTCAAATGCAAGAAAGCGCGGACCGCGCCGATGAAGAAGGCCGGGAATTGTCTCCCCGGACCAAGGAAAGAAAAAGGAAAACCATGA
- a CDS encoding sigma 54-interacting transcriptional regulator, giving the protein MSANILVVDDEKSIRVTFQSFLAGAGYQVATASDYNDALGKIQEAAPDLIFADILLGGKTGIDLLEKVKKMDVHIPVVMITGAPNLETASKAIRLGAFDYISKPVEKDLLLDAALRALRFKRVVDENTRIRSNLEAIFRSVKDGIIMVDTELRIVEMNGAAARICGVSRKAAIGQSFASMPALCEGKVLEMLQWTIKKQEPIEFPRLECRCPDHPAQVISLSASPLVKQESKFSGAVLVLRDVTSLAALGKNLNDRRQFYHIIGQNAKMQKIYSLIENLADFQTTVLITGESGTGKELVAETLHHIGPRSQGPLVKVNCAALSESLLESELFGHVKGAFTGAVSDKIGRFQKANGGTIFLDEIGDISPKMQLNLLRVLQEMEFERVGDSTPIRINVRVIAATNRNLGERVHLGEFREDLYYRLNVIEIPIPPLRERLDDLPLLVEHFLKKLNWKFNKVVVALTEQAQGLLMNYPWPGNARELEHALEHAFILCHGDSITAEHLPVAITAYKGGQTIPTRTEKGVLSCETIEDALEKTAWKISRAANLLGVDRRTVYRKMKTFGIKRKIKK; this is encoded by the coding sequence ATGAGCGCCAATATTCTGGTCGTGGATGATGAGAAAAGCATCCGGGTCACTTTTCAAAGTTTTCTCGCGGGAGCGGGATACCAGGTGGCGACGGCATCGGATTATAACGACGCGCTGGGTAAAATACAGGAGGCGGCGCCGGATCTTATCTTTGCGGATATTCTCCTCGGAGGGAAAACGGGGATAGATCTGCTTGAAAAGGTCAAGAAGATGGATGTGCACATTCCGGTCGTGATGATCACCGGAGCGCCAAACCTTGAGACGGCATCGAAGGCGATCCGCCTGGGCGCGTTCGACTATATTTCAAAACCCGTGGAGAAGGACCTGCTGCTGGACGCGGCCCTCCGGGCCCTCCGGTTCAAGAGGGTCGTGGATGAGAATACCCGGATCCGGTCCAACCTTGAGGCGATCTTCAGGAGCGTGAAGGACGGGATCATCATGGTTGATACGGAACTGAGGATCGTCGAGATGAACGGCGCGGCGGCGAGGATCTGTGGAGTTTCCCGAAAGGCGGCCATCGGTCAAAGCTTTGCTTCGATGCCGGCATTATGTGAGGGAAAGGTCCTTGAAATGCTTCAATGGACGATCAAAAAACAGGAACCGATCGAGTTTCCGCGCCTTGAATGCCGCTGTCCTGATCATCCGGCGCAGGTGATCTCCCTCAGCGCCTCTCCACTCGTGAAGCAGGAGAGCAAATTCTCCGGCGCGGTCCTGGTGTTGAGGGATGTAACGAGCCTGGCCGCTCTCGGGAAGAACCTGAATGATCGCCGGCAATTTTATCATATCATCGGCCAGAACGCGAAGATGCAGAAGATCTATTCCCTGATCGAGAACCTGGCGGACTTTCAAACCACCGTGCTCATTACCGGTGAAAGCGGCACGGGCAAGGAATTGGTGGCCGAGACGCTCCATCACATTGGACCGCGCAGCCAGGGACCTTTGGTCAAGGTCAACTGCGCCGCCTTATCGGAGAGCCTGCTGGAAAGCGAGCTTTTCGGTCATGTCAAAGGCGCTTTCACGGGAGCCGTGAGCGACAAGATCGGCCGCTTTCAGAAGGCCAATGGCGGGACGATCTTCCTGGATGAGATCGGTGACATCTCGCCCAAGATGCAGCTGAACCTTTTGCGGGTACTTCAGGAAATGGAATTTGAGCGGGTTGGAGACTCAACCCCCATACGGATCAACGTCCGGGTCATCGCGGCGACCAACCGGAATCTCGGCGAGCGGGTGCATCTTGGCGAGTTCCGGGAAGACCTCTATTACCGCCTGAATGTGATCGAGATCCCCATCCCTCCTCTCAGGGAGCGGCTCGACGATCTCCCGCTGCTGGTGGAGCATTTCCTGAAGAAATTGAACTGGAAGTTTAACAAAGTAGTGGTAGCACTCACGGAACAAGCCCAAGGGTTGCTGATGAATTATCCCTGGCCCGGCAATGCCAGGGAGCTGGAGCATGCGCTGGAACACGCCTTCATTCTCTGTCATGGGGACAGCATCACCGCGGAACACCTTCCCGTCGCCATAACTGCCTATAAAGGCGGGCAAACCATTCCGACCCGGACAGAAAAGGGCGTCTTGAGCTGCGAGACGATCGAAGATGCCCTGGAAAAGACCGCATGGAAAATATCGAGAGCAGCCAACCTGCTCGGTGTCGACCGCCGTACGGTTTACCGTAAGATGAAGACCTTCGGGATCAAGCGGAAAATAAAAAAATAA
- a CDS encoding cytochrome c family protein, with protein MKDIFIVAVLLGFILVVVPSANAETGSPPSAASGSAVAPGIVKLDSLVNKYEPVLFNHEKHIGIAGDCGKCHHQHGNNASSPCHECHRIAASSFRGSVTGSFMACKNCHGVYDPASPGMPGLKVAYHRQCFQCHLGMADVGVDPKACAAMCHDKRELQSSSKVHPVRE; from the coding sequence ATGAAAGATATTTTCATAGTCGCTGTGTTGTTGGGATTTATCCTGGTTGTCGTACCCTCAGCGAACGCCGAAACCGGATCACCGCCGTCTGCGGCATCGGGTTCGGCTGTTGCCCCGGGAATCGTCAAACTGGACAGTCTGGTCAATAAATATGAGCCCGTACTGTTCAACCACGAGAAACACATTGGCATCGCCGGTGATTGCGGAAAGTGTCATCATCAGCATGGGAACAACGCAAGTTCGCCCTGTCATGAATGCCATCGCATCGCGGCGTCTTCGTTCAGGGGATCGGTCACGGGAAGTTTCATGGCATGCAAAAATTGCCACGGCGTTTATGATCCCGCGTCCCCCGGGATGCCGGGACTCAAGGTCGCCTATCACCGCCAGTGTTTTCAGTGCCACCTCGGCATGGCCGATGTGGGCGTTGATCCCAAGGCCTGCGCCGCCATGTGTCATGACAAGCGTGAACTGCAGTCGAGCTCGAAGGTTCACCCCGTTAGAGAATAA
- a CDS encoding 4Fe-4S dicluster domain-containing protein → MDKNNNKPSVCGLMPAKTDDDRKKSGPGEMGDSLNFTRRRFMGTFAAISGALGAAFLTSKAKTASATEFSGAPGRYGVLYDLTACVGCRSCEEACNKENELPAPKVPFDDQSVFDEVRRPTVDAYTVVNRFPNPKDPDKPLYRKIQCNHCDEPACATACPIHAYTKTPEGPVTYDVNLCFGCRYCMVACPYYVPAYDYNSALEPRISKCTMCYPRVKQGRPTACSEACPTGALTFGKRSDLLKLARERIVKNPDKYVDHIFGEFEGGGTSWLYISGVPFEHYGFPTNIQKTPMLENTKGFLSSVPLVFTIWPAFFGMLYAATQHGKNGSKNEADHKKTEEKK, encoded by the coding sequence ATGGATAAGAACAATAACAAGCCCTCTGTCTGCGGCCTGATGCCCGCGAAGACCGACGACGATCGGAAAAAATCCGGACCCGGCGAGATGGGCGACAGCCTGAACTTTACCCGGAGAAGATTCATGGGCACGTTCGCGGCGATCAGCGGAGCCCTCGGGGCGGCCTTCCTCACCTCAAAGGCAAAAACCGCAAGCGCCACAGAATTCAGCGGCGCCCCGGGCCGCTACGGCGTGCTGTACGATCTGACCGCATGCGTCGGATGCCGCAGCTGCGAAGAGGCCTGTAATAAGGAAAACGAGCTGCCGGCCCCCAAGGTGCCCTTTGACGACCAGTCCGTTTTTGATGAAGTGCGCAGACCGACGGTGGATGCCTATACGGTGGTGAACCGCTTCCCGAACCCCAAAGACCCCGACAAACCCCTGTACCGGAAGATCCAGTGCAATCATTGCGACGAACCGGCATGCGCCACCGCCTGTCCCATCCATGCATACACCAAGACGCCGGAGGGCCCTGTTACCTATGACGTGAATCTCTGTTTCGGCTGCCGGTACTGCATGGTCGCCTGTCCCTACTATGTCCCGGCCTATGACTATAACAGCGCCCTGGAGCCCCGCATCTCGAAATGCACCATGTGCTATCCCCGGGTGAAGCAGGGCCGCCCGACGGCGTGTTCGGAGGCCTGCCCCACGGGCGCGCTTACCTTCGGGAAGCGCAGCGATCTGCTCAAGCTCGCGCGGGAACGGATCGTGAAAAATCCCGACAAGTACGTGGACCATATTTTCGGAGAATTCGAGGGTGGAGGAACGAGCTGGCTCTACATTTCCGGCGTGCCCTTCGAACACTACGGGTTCCCGACGAATATCCAGAAGACCCCGATGCTTGAAAATACGAAAGGGTTCCTCTCGAGCGTTCCCCTCGTGTTCACTATCTGGCCCGCCTTCTTCGGCATGCTCTACGCCGCGACGCAGCATGGGAAAAACGGATCGAAGAACGAAGCGGATCATAAAAAAACGGAGGAAAAGAAATGA
- the nrfD gene encoding polysulfide reductase NrfD, producing the protein MSQYLAKAETLPTTFIEKLRLGMSVQDYTRSLITPFNVIAAIILSIGLPVIALRFIQGLAFATHASNEYPWGLLLGWGLFGGVPLSATGFVMATAYYIFGFKDYGPLVRLGVLIGLLGYFFAACYLLIDLGRPWRIYYPMTMGFGTASVLFLVAWHVSTYLTVQILEFSPVILEWLKSKRVRQWALRITVGMTIAGIILSTLHQSALGAMFLLAPGKLHPLWYSTYLPILNLISSIYAALVMTIAVSTLSAKYLSHRADETFLGSLDRLTLGLGKGAVFGIYVYFSLKLIALAHDNNWALLATPYGYWFLVELLGFVILPAVVLSYGIKHARVGIVRFGAFFAVIGVLVNRLNISIVAFNWNLPNHLHHIVPPWQEFAMVAAVATLHILVFRWIVNRMPVIRQDASYQEQH; encoded by the coding sequence ATGAGCCAATATCTCGCAAAAGCAGAGACCTTGCCGACCACCTTCATTGAGAAACTTCGGCTGGGAATGTCGGTGCAGGATTACACCCGGAGCCTGATCACTCCGTTCAACGTCATAGCGGCGATCATCCTGAGCATCGGTCTTCCGGTCATCGCCCTCCGCTTCATACAGGGGCTTGCGTTCGCGACCCATGCATCCAACGAGTATCCCTGGGGGCTTCTGCTCGGGTGGGGCCTTTTCGGCGGAGTTCCGCTCTCGGCCACGGGCTTCGTCATGGCAACAGCCTATTATATTTTCGGATTTAAGGACTACGGCCCGCTTGTGCGGCTCGGCGTCCTGATCGGGCTCCTCGGCTATTTCTTCGCCGCGTGTTACCTTCTGATCGACCTCGGCAGGCCGTGGCGCATCTATTATCCGATGACCATGGGTTTCGGAACAGCCTCCGTCCTCTTTCTGGTGGCCTGGCATGTGTCGACCTACCTCACGGTCCAGATACTCGAATTCAGCCCGGTCATTCTGGAGTGGCTCAAATCGAAGCGGGTCCGCCAGTGGGCGCTCAGGATCACCGTCGGTATGACGATCGCGGGCATCATTCTCTCTACGCTGCACCAGTCGGCGCTCGGGGCCATGTTCCTGCTCGCGCCGGGCAAGCTCCACCCGCTGTGGTATTCGACATACCTCCCCATCCTTAACCTGATATCGAGCATCTACGCGGCGCTGGTCATGACGATCGCCGTCAGTACGCTCTCGGCAAAGTACCTCAGCCACAGGGCGGACGAGACATTTCTCGGCAGCCTGGACCGTCTTACGCTCGGACTGGGCAAGGGGGCCGTGTTCGGGATCTACGTTTACTTCTCGCTGAAGCTGATCGCCCTGGCACATGACAACAACTGGGCGCTTCTCGCAACGCCGTACGGGTATTGGTTCCTCGTTGAACTCCTGGGCTTCGTAATCCTTCCCGCCGTAGTTTTGAGCTACGGGATCAAGCATGCACGTGTCGGCATTGTGCGGTTCGGCGCCTTTTTCGCCGTCATCGGCGTTCTGGTGAACAGGCTCAACATATCCATCGTGGCCTTTAACTGGAACCTGCCGAATCACCTGCATCATATCGTTCCGCCGTGGCAGGAGTTCGCCATGGTAGCGGCGGTTGCAACGCTGCATATATTGGTCTTCCGATGGATCGTGAACAGAATGCCGGTCATTCGTCAGGACGCGAGCTACCAGGAACAGCATTAA
- a CDS encoding M48 family metalloprotease, whose translation MDIHGFLNSYVGNYIVQSFFHSLTAAVLVGALVRLWKIENPLIVQKFRSLVILLPLVSFPVYYLLNPIRGNASFRMSALFDSSRWLDLAQWGMVPVSLVLISLVIGALLVLACQELIMLTIQWVQSKKETYPVNAAVQSPVKRILRELHAPLLDDYVIESNDQVLFTTLTGPKPAIVLTSGLLRILSYDQLKAALGHEVAHAIRNNSHFLTLLMLIRLLMFYNPVMLFAFKAASLDEEKICDDIAAFWTGKPQVLADTLKRFYIAEEGIGNSTVLETAAVSGTNMMIKARVERLERKASQQVSLPWLKFAFTMLTIVVINYYIV comes from the coding sequence ATGGATATCCATGGTTTTCTAAACTCATATGTCGGCAACTATATTGTTCAATCTTTCTTTCATTCACTCACGGCAGCCGTGCTGGTGGGCGCCCTTGTCAGACTATGGAAGATCGAGAACCCTCTGATCGTGCAGAAGTTCCGTTCTCTCGTGATCCTGCTCCCGCTCGTTTCATTCCCGGTCTATTATCTGCTTAATCCCATCAGGGGAAATGCCTCCTTTAGAATGTCCGCGTTGTTCGACTCCTCCCGATGGCTTGACCTTGCTCAGTGGGGCATGGTCCCGGTCAGTCTGGTGCTCATTTCACTGGTCATTGGCGCCTTACTGGTTCTTGCCTGCCAGGAACTGATCATGTTGACAATACAATGGGTCCAGTCGAAAAAGGAGACGTATCCTGTTAATGCAGCTGTCCAGAGCCCGGTAAAGCGCATCCTTCGCGAGTTGCACGCCCCCCTGCTGGACGATTATGTCATTGAGAGCAACGATCAGGTCCTGTTCACCACCTTAACCGGTCCGAAGCCCGCGATAGTATTAACATCAGGGCTCCTCAGGATTCTCAGCTATGATCAGTTGAAGGCCGCCCTGGGACATGAGGTTGCCCATGCGATCAGGAACAACAGCCATTTTCTCACCTTGCTGATGCTGATCCGGCTTCTGATGTTCTATAACCCGGTAATGCTCTTCGCGTTCAAGGCGGCGTCATTGGACGAAGAAAAGATATGCGACGACATTGCCGCCTTCTGGACCGGTAAACCTCAGGTCCTGGCCGACACGCTGAAGAGATTCTATATTGCGGAAGAGGGGATCGGTAATTCCACTGTGCTTGAAACAGCGGCAGTCAGCGGCACGAACATGATGATAAAGGCCAGGGTGGAAAGGCTTGAGCGAAAAGCAAGTCAGCAGGTAAGTCTGCCCTGGTTGAAGTTCGCATTCACGATGCTGACGATCGTGGTTATAAACTATTACATCGTATGA
- a CDS encoding NifB/NifX family molybdenum-iron cluster-binding protein codes for MKICFPVQNDDGIESTVYNHFGSAPVFVVFDTATNSVASINNRDQHHSHGACNPMKALDNQKVDAIVVGGIGAGALTRLNQMGITVHRSQGVTIRENLSLFQAKSLPVLTVQGCCGGHSNDGGCAH; via the coding sequence ATGAAGATCTGTTTTCCGGTCCAGAATGATGATGGGATAGAGAGCACGGTGTATAATCACTTTGGCTCAGCGCCGGTATTTGTCGTTTTCGACACAGCCACGAACAGCGTTGCGTCGATCAATAATCGAGACCAGCACCACTCGCATGGCGCATGCAACCCGATGAAGGCGCTCGACAACCAAAAGGTCGATGCCATCGTCGTCGGCGGGATAGGCGCGGGCGCGCTCACGAGGCTGAACCAGATGGGGATCACGGTGCATCGCTCACAGGGAGTGACAATACGGGAAAATCTTTCTCTTTTCCAGGCTAAAAGCCTTCCCGTGCTGACGGTCCAGGGCTGCTGCGGCGGCCATAGCAATGACGGGGGCTGCGCCCATTAA